One stretch of Lachnospiraceae bacterium oral taxon 096 DNA includes these proteins:
- a CDS encoding PD-(D/E)XK nuclease family protein encodes MSYRFIMGGSGSGKTHYVFSDCIAKSLENEKENYIVIVPEQQTMQTQKDLVTMHPRHAISNIDVVSFNRLAYRIFHELGIQNPDVIDDIGKTMIIRKVAFEKKKELKVFANQFSKAGFIDHMKSMISEFFQYGVDVEKIRELLKQDLRPTLRSKLQDMEVIYSGFQEFIAGKYITTEEILDVLSRVIYRSKIIDGAHIVLDGFTGFTPVQLRIIDMFLSKAEDVTITVTVPTKEEAYSRREESDLFLMSKTMVAEITDLAAKNGICHEEDVIFSRPYKRFLDEENLAYLEEHFLRYDRTKKMAADGHIRMVRATNPMSEIRVITGEILRLVKEEGYRFCEIAVIMGDMNVYKEDLMQRLDNCEIPYYMDDNISISDNPLVDFLRAALNVIAEGYSYESVMHYVRSCMVERPKKLIWMMDNYMLSRGIKSYKAMEKQWDYVPRSLKGINIEELNAFKDSILEELLPLKKVFSEEELTANKISAAIFAIFEKLGIEERCVEMAKGFQEADAKDLQRARGFEAVYDKVMDLLEQMGELLGDEKLKRKEFLELLNAGIAQVKVGMIPAAIDRIILGDLTRTRLSHIRAIFFLGINEGSVPASKDRGTVLNDREKQMLKDWGVALSPTIKEDVFIQRFYLYLMLTKQSHYLFLTYAGASNDGKALRPSGILHLVQELFLHLEVEEDSQYQSIRCSYEAREALIESLRQIQNGEKSPNLFQTLYHYVEESKSLVDAATYVYREKGLSREVAQELFGRQLSGSVTRIEEYINCPYAHFLKYGLELSPRDIRRFAAVDIGNLVHEVMEKVFALARKKRIRIQDMEDGVRDALVEECVQAAKLDDEHGIYSDSAKSSYQVERILALAKRSMWVLQQQLRRGKFEPYAFEQKFDGLQSLTADLGEGRTLKLRGKIDRVDICENGDDVLVKIVDYKTGSTEWAPDLTYYGTQIQLVLYLSAMEDVLRERYQGKNIVPGAMFYHHLDDVFVEAQSKDSKEAIDAMFLKTLRPSGLVNTDMEVIRFLDGEIKDQSDVIPVLLKNGEIEEVRSSVASTKRFRKMQEFVKDKTKEVASEILDGAIAINPIKRDKKTGCDYCNFRSVCGFDKRRKGFQFSNLPKMSAKKVWEEIDGVDR; translated from the coding sequence ATGTCATATCGATTTATAATGGGAGGTTCGGGCAGCGGAAAGACGCACTATGTGTTTTCCGATTGTATTGCCAAGTCCTTGGAAAATGAGAAGGAGAATTATATTGTTATTGTTCCAGAACAGCAAACCATGCAGACACAGAAGGATTTGGTGACGATGCATCCCCGCCATGCGATATCCAATATTGATGTGGTGAGTTTTAATCGCCTAGCCTATCGGATTTTTCATGAACTTGGCATTCAAAACCCAGATGTCATTGATGATATTGGAAAAACAATGATTATTAGAAAAGTTGCCTTTGAAAAGAAGAAGGAATTAAAAGTATTTGCCAATCAATTTTCCAAGGCGGGATTTATTGACCATATGAAGTCTATGATTTCAGAATTTTTTCAATATGGTGTGGATGTAGAGAAGATAAGAGAACTTTTAAAGCAAGATTTGCGTCCGACTTTGCGAAGTAAATTGCAAGATATGGAGGTAATTTATTCGGGATTTCAAGAATTTATTGCGGGAAAATATATTACGACGGAGGAGATTTTAGATGTACTTTCTCGGGTGATTTATCGCAGCAAGATTATTGATGGAGCACATATTGTACTGGATGGGTTTACAGGATTTACACCTGTGCAATTGCGAATTATAGATATGTTTTTATCTAAGGCGGAGGATGTGACCATTACAGTGACTGTTCCGACAAAGGAGGAGGCCTATTCTAGACGAGAAGAGAGCGACTTATTTTTAATGAGTAAGACAATGGTGGCAGAGATTACCGATTTGGCAGCAAAAAATGGAATTTGTCACGAGGAAGATGTGATTTTTTCTCGTCCCTATAAGAGATTTTTGGATGAAGAAAATTTGGCCTATCTCGAGGAGCATTTTCTGCGCTATGATAGGACAAAAAAGATGGCAGCAGATGGACATATTCGAATGGTTCGTGCGACAAATCCGATGTCAGAAATTCGAGTGATTACAGGAGAGATTTTGCGTCTGGTCAAAGAAGAAGGCTATCGCTTTTGCGAGATTGCTGTCATTATGGGGGACATGAATGTTTACAAGGAAGACTTGATGCAAAGGCTTGACAACTGTGAAATTCCTTACTATATGGATGACAATATTAGCATCAGTGACAATCCATTGGTCGATTTTTTGCGTGCAGCACTCAATGTGATTGCTGAGGGCTACAGTTATGAGAGCGTGATGCACTATGTACGTTCTTGTATGGTCGAACGACCGAAGAAATTGATTTGGATGATGGACAACTATATGCTTTCGAGGGGGATAAAAAGCTATAAGGCGATGGAAAAGCAATGGGACTATGTGCCAAGGAGCTTAAAAGGCATCAATATAGAGGAACTCAATGCTTTTAAAGATAGCATTTTAGAGGAACTTTTGCCTTTAAAGAAAGTCTTTTCTGAAGAGGAGTTGACCGCAAATAAGATTAGTGCCGCAATTTTTGCCATTTTTGAAAAACTTGGTATTGAAGAGCGATGTGTGGAAATGGCGAAGGGATTTCAAGAGGCAGATGCTAAAGATTTGCAAAGAGCCAGAGGTTTTGAGGCAGTCTATGATAAAGTGATGGATTTGCTGGAACAAATGGGAGAATTGCTTGGCGATGAAAAATTAAAGCGAAAGGAATTTTTGGAACTATTGAATGCGGGCATTGCTCAAGTCAAGGTCGGAATGATTCCCGCAGCGATTGACCGTATTATTCTTGGAGATTTGACAAGAACGAGACTTTCCCACATTCGTGCCATTTTTTTCTTGGGCATCAATGAGGGCAGTGTACCAGCGAGCAAGGATAGAGGGACAGTGTTAAATGATAGGGAAAAGCAGATGTTAAAAGATTGGGGGGTGGCTCTGTCTCCGACGATCAAAGAAGATGTTTTTATTCAAAGATTTTATTTGTATTTAATGCTGACAAAGCAGTCTCATTATCTATTTCTCACCTATGCAGGTGCAAGCAATGATGGAAAGGCACTTCGCCCATCGGGAATTTTGCACTTAGTACAGGAATTATTTTTGCACTTGGAGGTAGAGGAAGACAGCCAATACCAATCCATTCGCTGTTCCTATGAAGCGAGAGAGGCATTGATTGAAAGTCTTCGTCAGATTCAAAATGGGGAAAAAAGTCCAAATCTATTTCAGACACTTTATCACTATGTGGAAGAATCAAAGAGCCTAGTAGATGCGGCAACCTATGTCTATAGAGAAAAAGGGCTTTCAAGGGAAGTGGCACAGGAGCTTTTCGGGCGGCAATTGAGTGGAAGTGTGACAAGAATTGAGGAATATATCAACTGTCCGTATGCTCATTTTTTGAAATATGGACTGGAACTTAGCCCAAGAGATATTCGTCGATTTGCAGCTGTAGATATTGGAAATTTGGTTCATGAGGTGATGGAAAAGGTATTTGCATTGGCGAGAAAGAAAAGAATTCGCATTCAGGATATGGAAGATGGCGTTCGAGATGCATTGGTGGAAGAATGTGTTCAGGCAGCCAAACTTGATGATGAGCATGGGATTTATAGTGATAGTGCAAAGAGTAGCTATCAAGTTGAGCGCATCTTAGCGTTGGCAAAGCGTTCGATGTGGGTGTTGCAGCAACAATTGAGAAGAGGAAAATTTGAACCCTATGCTTTTGAACAAAAGTTTGATGGTCTTCAATCTCTGACTGCTGATCTTGGGGAAGGAAGAACTTTGAAGTTACGAGGAAAAATTGACCGAGTGGATATCTGTGAAAATGGGGATGATGTTCTGGTCAAGATTGTGGACTATAAGACAGGAAGCACGGAGTGGGCACCAGATTTGACCTATTATGGCACACAGATACAGTTAGTGTTGTATTTATCTGCTATGGAAGATGTGTTGAGAGAAAGATATCAAGGAAAAAATATTGTACCTGGAGCAATGTTTTATCATCATTTGGATGATGTCTTCGTTGAAGCACAGTCAAAGGACAGCAAAGAAGCCATTGATGCGATGTTTTTAAAGACATTGCGACCGAGTGGATTGGTCAATACGGATATGGAAGTGATTAGATTTTTGGATGGCGAAATTAAAGACCAAAGTGATGTTATTCCTGTCCTCTTAAAAAATGGAGAAATTGAAGAGGTAAGATCAAGTGTGGCAAGCACAAAGCGATTTCGAAAAATGCAGGAATTTGTGAAAGATAAGACCAAAGAAGTGGCGAGTGAGATTTTAGATGGAGCAATTGCAATCAATCCCATCAAGAGGGATAAAAAGACTGGTTGTGACTATTGTAACTTTCGTTCGGTCTGTGGCTTTGACAAGAGAAGAAAGGGATTTCAATTTAGTAACTTGCCAAAGATGAGTGCGAAGAAAGTTTGGGAGGAAATAGATGGCGTGGACAGATGA
- a CDS encoding phosphoribosylaminoimidazolesuccinocarboxamide synthase, protein MEAAMKEFTPVKEGKVREIYDVGDALIMVATDRISAFDHILKNTITKKGEVLTKMSAFWFDLTKDLIPNHMISIDAKDMPEFFSSEEFIGKSTLCKKLTMIPIECIVRGYITGSGYESYKKNKTVCGIPLPDGLKDCSKLPTALFTPSTKAEIGDHDENIDFDTCVNVCEKAFPGKGEKIANEIREKALAVYNKCADYALTKGIIIADTKFEFGLDENDNVILADEVLTPDSSRFWRLDGYEAGHSQPSFDKQFVRDWLKAHPDSNYDLPQDVIDKTIALYKEAYHMLTGQTIE, encoded by the coding sequence ATGGAGGCTGCTATGAAAGAATTTACACCGGTAAAAGAAGGAAAGGTACGCGAGATTTATGATGTTGGCGACGCATTGATTATGGTTGCCACAGACAGAATTTCTGCATTTGACCACATTTTAAAGAACACAATCACCAAAAAGGGTGAGGTCTTGACAAAGATGAGTGCGTTTTGGTTTGATTTGACCAAGGACTTAATTCCAAACCATATGATTAGCATTGATGCCAAGGATATGCCAGAATTTTTTTCCTCAGAAGAATTTATTGGAAAATCAACACTGTGCAAGAAGTTAACCATGATTCCTATTGAGTGTATTGTGCGCGGCTACATCACCGGCAGTGGCTATGAGAGCTACAAAAAAAATAAGACTGTATGTGGAATTCCACTTCCTGACGGATTAAAGGATTGCTCAAAGCTTCCAACTGCCCTCTTTACTCCAAGCACAAAGGCAGAAATTGGGGACCATGACGAAAATATCGATTTTGATACCTGTGTAAATGTTTGTGAAAAGGCCTTTCCTGGCAAGGGGGAAAAGATTGCCAACGAAATTCGCGAAAAGGCTCTTGCTGTATACAATAAGTGTGCAGACTACGCCTTGACCAAGGGAATTATCATTGCCGACACCAAATTTGAATTTGGACTTGATGAAAATGACAATGTCATCTTGGCCGATGAAGTTTTAACTCCTGATAGCTCTCGCTTTTGGAGACTTGATGGCTATGAAGCAGGTCATTCTCAGCCATCTTTTGACAAACAATTTGTTCGTGATTGGTTAAAGGCTCATCCAGACAGCAACTATGACCTTCCACAAGATGTCATCGACAAGACCATTGCACTCTACAAAGAGGCTTATCATATGTTGACCGGACAGACCATCGAGTAA
- a CDS encoding peptidase has translation MKKGMALLLTSLCAGAMVVALSPNEAEAAHRRIITDAPKAVAAKETKSAEVKQESKAEESSEKKQETTVPAKEEQAESVQKKIEIRSTDYLCFQSQTYTYGEFQKDIDSLQKSLKTAVRVDELGQTVDGNKLYDIRVGNPNAKHHLLVFGGIHAREYMTSQLVMRQLVQLLSDQGANAAFEGVELSKLLETTEVHIIPMANPDGISISQSGLGGVHSEAVKKQIGQIAKADKKKLSASYLQQWKSNANGVDLNRNFDALWENYQDHLGHRSADHYKGTAPESEIESKALADLTRKVKFDATISYHTQGQVIYWNFGQKGALKDMTLNFANKARQRTGYRIDGNFQSLDTAGYKDWAIMKMGIPSLTIEVGSGGNPVSPSQMEAVWNQNKEIVPMTLKMIADGQLHQVQ, from the coding sequence ATGAAAAAAGGAATGGCTTTATTATTGACATCACTATGTGCTGGTGCAATGGTGGTTGCTTTAAGTCCAAATGAGGCAGAGGCGGCACACCGAAGAATTATTACTGATGCACCAAAGGCTGTGGCAGCAAAAGAAACAAAATCTGCAGAGGTTAAGCAGGAATCAAAAGCTGAGGAAAGTAGTGAGAAAAAGCAAGAGACTACAGTGCCAGCAAAGGAAGAGCAGGCAGAGAGTGTGCAAAAGAAAATAGAGATTCGTTCCACAGATTATTTGTGTTTTCAGAGTCAAACTTACACCTATGGAGAGTTTCAAAAGGACATCGATTCTTTGCAGAAGAGTTTAAAGACTGCAGTGAGAGTAGATGAGCTTGGACAGACCGTGGATGGCAACAAGTTGTATGATATTCGAGTTGGAAATCCAAATGCGAAGCACCATCTCTTGGTCTTTGGAGGAATACACGCAAGAGAGTATATGACCAGCCAGTTGGTGATGCGTCAATTAGTACAATTGCTCAGTGACCAGGGAGCAAATGCCGCATTTGAGGGAGTGGAATTGAGTAAACTCTTAGAGACAACAGAGGTTCATATTATTCCAATGGCCAATCCAGATGGCATTAGTATCAGCCAGTCGGGACTAGGAGGAGTTCACTCTGAGGCAGTAAAAAAGCAAATTGGTCAGATTGCCAAGGCTGATAAAAAGAAGTTGAGTGCTTCCTATCTTCAGCAGTGGAAGTCCAATGCCAATGGAGTGGATTTGAACCGAAACTTTGATGCTTTGTGGGAAAATTATCAGGATCATTTAGGACATCGCTCAGCTGATCACTACAAAGGAACAGCACCAGAGAGCGAGATTGAGTCAAAGGCTTTGGCGGACTTGACAAGAAAGGTCAAGTTTGATGCGACCATCAGCTATCATACACAGGGACAGGTGATTTACTGGAACTTTGGACAAAAAGGTGCATTGAAAGATATGACCTTAAATTTTGCAAATAAGGCAAGACAGCGAACAGGATATCGAATCGATGGCAATTTCCAATCTCTCGACACAGCAGGGTATAAGGATTGGGCGATCATGAAAATGGGTATTCCAAGTCTTACCATTGAGGTGGGAAGCGGTGGAAATCCAGTTTCTCCATCGCAGATGGAAGCAGTTTGGAATCAGAACAAAGAGATTGTGCCAATGACATTAAAGATGATTGCTGATGGGCAGTTGCATCAGGTTCAATAA
- the asrC gene encoding sulfite reductase subunit C, producing MDINVKKLKKNAFRVSKVRGETASRIRMPGGYIDAESMQRITEIAQKYGNGTIFITNRQGVEVPGISIENMDAVNKEIQLIIDHVQTNQEKRDTGYAASGTRNVVACPGKRLCPFGNYDTTEFARKMEKQIFPNNLHFKVAFTGCSNDCAKVRMNDFGIMGMTEPQYDPDRCVTCEACVKGCKAKSVEALKVVNGKIVRDTEKCIGCGVCITVCPTRAWTRSKEKYYRLVLLGRTGKKNPRLAEDFIKWVDEDSILKIVKNAYGFVEKYIDPNAPDGKEHIGYIVDRTGFEEFYKWIMEGVTLSDKAEVAKTMYWKGKHYDHF from the coding sequence ATGGATATTAATGTAAAGAAGTTAAAGAAAAATGCATTTCGTGTATCAAAGGTGCGCGGCGAGACAGCATCTCGTATCAGAATGCCAGGTGGCTATATTGATGCAGAGAGTATGCAAAGAATTACAGAGATTGCACAAAAGTATGGCAATGGAACCATCTTTATTACCAACCGTCAGGGTGTGGAGGTTCCAGGAATCAGCATTGAAAATATGGATGCGGTCAACAAAGAGATTCAGCTTATTATTGACCATGTACAGACCAATCAGGAAAAGAGAGACACTGGATATGCGGCATCAGGAACAAGAAATGTTGTTGCCTGCCCAGGAAAGCGTCTCTGCCCATTTGGAAATTATGATACAACTGAGTTTGCAAGGAAGATGGAGAAGCAAATTTTCCCAAATAACTTGCACTTTAAGGTTGCCTTTACAGGTTGCTCAAATGACTGTGCCAAGGTTCGCATGAATGATTTTGGTATTATGGGAATGACAGAGCCACAATATGATCCTGACCGCTGTGTGACTTGTGAGGCCTGTGTAAAGGGCTGTAAGGCAAAGAGTGTTGAGGCACTCAAGGTAGTCAATGGAAAGATTGTTCGCGATACGGAAAAATGTATTGGCTGTGGTGTCTGCATTACAGTTTGTCCAACGAGAGCTTGGACAAGAAGCAAAGAAAAATACTATCGCCTTGTACTTCTTGGAAGAACTGGAAAGAAGAATCCTCGACTTGCTGAAGACTTTATTAAGTGGGTGGATGAGGATAGCATTCTAAAGATCGTAAAGAATGCCTATGGATTTGTAGAGAAGTACATCGATCCAAATGCTCCAGATGGAAAGGAACACATTGGTTATATTGTAGATCGAACAGGATTTGAGGAATTCTACAAATGGATTATGGAAGGTGTAACTTTGTCTGATAAGGCTGAGGTGGCAAAGACAATGTACTGGAAGGGCAAGCACTACGACCATTTCTAA
- the asrB gene encoding anaerobic sulfite reductase subunit B → MRTNPYIPFPSKILEVIRHTQKEFTFRMAFEGDVKPGQFFEVSIPKFGEAPISVSGITKNSVDLTIRKVGRVTDEVFENYVGDTLFLRGPYGNGFDVNQYQDGECVVVAGGTGVSPVRGVIDALNETKDAQDKHVILGFKSPSDMLFRDDIARWEKNMDLILTMDKEAEGYTGNVGLVTKYIPDLKLKNVETAQAVVVGPPAMMKFSVIELLKRGLKEENIWVSYERKMCCGIGKCGHCKVNDTYICLDGPVFNYVDSKSLID, encoded by the coding sequence ATGAGAACTAATCCTTATATCCCATTTCCATCTAAGATTTTGGAAGTTATTCGCCATACACAAAAGGAGTTTACCTTCCGCATGGCATTTGAGGGCGATGTAAAGCCAGGACAATTTTTTGAGGTGTCCATCCCAAAGTTTGGTGAGGCCCCAATTTCAGTCAGTGGAATTACCAAAAACAGTGTTGACTTAACTATCCGCAAGGTTGGTCGAGTGACAGATGAAGTATTTGAAAATTATGTCGGAGATACTTTGTTCCTCCGTGGTCCATATGGCAATGGCTTTGATGTCAATCAATATCAAGATGGCGAATGTGTTGTTGTTGCCGGTGGTACAGGTGTTTCGCCAGTGCGTGGAGTGATTGATGCATTGAATGAAACAAAGGATGCACAGGATAAGCATGTAATTTTAGGATTTAAGAGTCCATCCGATATGCTCTTTAGAGATGATATTGCACGTTGGGAAAAGAACATGGATTTGATTTTGACGATGGACAAGGAAGCAGAGGGCTATACCGGAAATGTTGGTCTTGTTACGAAGTACATTCCTGATTTGAAATTAAAGAATGTTGAAACAGCACAGGCTGTGGTTGTTGGACCTCCAGCAATGATGAAGTTTTCTGTAATTGAGCTATTGAAGCGTGGATTGAAAGAAGAGAACATTTGGGTTTCCTATGAGCGAAAAATGTGCTGTGGTATTGGAAAATGTGGACATTGTAAGGTCAATGATACTTATATTTGTCTCGATGGTCCAGTATTTAACTATGTGGACAGCAAGAGCTTGATTGATTAG
- the asrA gene encoding anaerobic sulfite reductase subunit AsrA: MGKKGFIFLSGGFNEVVRNLHSKYRIYAPVLKVGEGRFTDTDVVRYEFVNEAADIEWEKKSDYSFKEILTPLSQTLFFFTENDVKEADEDTREVVVFLRSCDLNALKRLDQIYLHNGREEDYFYARIRDKVKFALIGCGHSYEDCFCVDMGTNRADDLDYLFSVDYIDGQFHCQLKDEALENVFAKNAIKEQEVVPRFVTENQTRVKTPKDVPLSIFRSQMWEEYNSRCIACGRCNYVCPTCTCYTMQDVFYTDNGKVGERRRVGASCMVDGYTNVAGGGEYRKNHGDRMRFKTMHKIYDFNKRFGYNMCVGCGRCDTVCPEYISFSNIINKVTAEVEKEAANEN, encoded by the coding sequence ATGGGGAAAAAAGGTTTTATATTTTTGTCCGGCGGATTTAATGAAGTAGTCCGCAATTTGCACTCAAAGTATCGTATCTATGCACCAGTGCTCAAGGTGGGAGAAGGTAGATTTACGGATACTGATGTTGTGCGCTACGAGTTTGTCAATGAGGCAGCGGATATTGAGTGGGAGAAAAAGTCTGATTATTCATTTAAAGAAATTCTCACTCCGCTCTCACAGACATTATTCTTCTTTACAGAAAATGATGTAAAGGAAGCTGATGAGGATACAAGAGAGGTCGTTGTCTTCTTGAGAAGTTGCGATTTAAATGCACTCAAGAGACTGGACCAAATTTATCTTCACAATGGTCGTGAGGAGGATTATTTCTATGCTCGTATCAGAGATAAGGTAAAGTTTGCTCTGATTGGCTGTGGACATTCTTATGAAGATTGTTTCTGTGTGGATATGGGAACAAATCGTGCAGATGACTTAGATTATCTATTTTCTGTAGATTATATTGATGGTCAATTTCATTGCCAGTTAAAGGATGAAGCTCTTGAGAATGTATTTGCAAAGAATGCCATTAAAGAGCAGGAAGTGGTTCCAAGATTTGTCACAGAAAATCAAACTAGAGTAAAGACACCAAAGGATGTGCCACTTTCTATTTTCCGCTCTCAAATGTGGGAGGAGTATAATTCTCGCTGCATCGCCTGTGGAAGATGTAACTATGTGTGTCCAACTTGCACCTGTTATACAATGCAGGATGTATTCTACACAGACAATGGAAAAGTAGGTGAGAGAAGAAGAGTTGGTGCATCTTGTATGGTCGATGGCTACACGAATGTCGCTGGTGGCGGAGAGTACAGAAAGAATCATGGGGATCGCATGCGCTTTAAGACTATGCATAAGATTTACGATTTTAATAAGCGATTTGGTTACAATATGTGTGTGGGCTGTGGAAGGTGTGATACGGTCTGTCCAGAGTACATTTCATTTTCAAATATCATCAATAAAGTGACAGCCGAGGTCGAGAAGGAGGCAGCGAATGAGAACTAA